GTTCTTCACTTCCATCCCCAGTCATAGCCGATAGCTGTATCACTTCAGCATCTATATATCTGCAAATGGCATCTCTTTCAATTTTTATCTCTAGATCAGACTTATTGATGATAACTATTACATTCTTATCCCTGATCTTCTCAATTATTCTCTGGTCATTCTCGTCCAGTTCCACAGATCCATCCACCACATAGAGTACCAGATCTGCCTTGTCAACGGATTTGATTGCCTTATCAACACCTATCTTTTCTACTAAGTCATCAGTCTCTCTTATACCCGCTGTATCTATTATGTTTAATGTTATTCCTCTGACATTTACAATTTCAGAAAGTGTGTCCCTTGTGGTTCCCGCCATATCAGTTACAATTGCCCTATCCTCACCGACAAACATATTGAGCAATGATGACTTTCCTGCATTTGGCTTACCTACTATAACTGTATTTATTCCTTCGGACAATATTTTTCCATTGTCAAATGTGTTAATCAGTCCTTCTACCTGTATAAGAATATCATCAATTATCATTCTGAGTTTATCAGGAAATCCATCCAAACTATAATGTTCAGGATCATCCAGTGCAGATTCTATAAATGCTACATTGTAGAGGATTTTTTCTCTCATATTAACTATCGTATTTTTGAGTCTTCCCTGCAGCTGGTCTACAGATGTCCTCACTGCAAAATCATTTTTTGCATTTATAAGACTCATAACCGATTCAGCCTGTGACATATCTATCCTTCCACCAAGGAAGGCCCTCTTTGTAAATTCTCCAGGCTCAGCAGCCCTTGCACCATTTCTGAGAACCAGGTCTAGAATCTTTCTGAGTACAACTATACCTCCATGACACTGAAGTTCACACACATCCTCACATGTATATGTATGAGGTGCTTTCATAACGAGAAGAATAGATTCATCAATCAAATCATCCCCATCATATATCTTTCCAAATGCAGCGGTATATGATTTCATATTTGAAGCTTTTTTCTTCTTATTTTCAGCCTGGAATACTCTGTCTGTTATCTCACAGGCTCTGTCACCGCTTATTCTGATTATTCCCACACCCGCATTACTTATTCCCGTGGTAATGGCAGCAATAGTATCTTCCTTAAACATCTCTACAATCTATCCTTCCTGATCACAGGTTATCAATTGATCCACCTATGTAGTGTACAACATATGTATTCTATTTTCCACAATAAATATTTTCTATCATAAAAAATCATAAAAAAACAGATCATGTCAAACTGACATGATCCGTCTTTTATAATATCTACAAATGAAACTGCCATAATTTTATCACAGGCACATCCATTATCTATATTATTTTTCTTTCTTCTTGAGATATACTATAACCTTACGATATGGCTCCTCACCCTCACTTTTTGTTGATACATACTTATCATTCTGAAGTGTTGCATGGATGATTCTTCTCTCATAAGGATTCATTGGCTCAAGTGCAAATGATCTCTTTGATCTCTTTACCTTGAATGCAATGTTTTTTGCAAGATTCTCAAGTGTCTCTTTTCTTCTTGCTCTGTAATTCTCTGTATCAAGTTTAACTCTGATATAAGATTCACTCTTCTTATTTACTGCAAGGCTTATAATATACTGGAGAGCATCCAAAGTCTGTCCACGCTTACCAATAAGTATTCCCATCTCAGGACCCTCAAGGTTTATAGATAGTACATTTTCTGTCTCATCAAACTCTATCTGGATCTCTGTCTGAATATCCATTGCTTTGAAAAGACTTTCAAGATATTCTCTTATCTCATCGATAAATGTCTTTTTGCGTCTTGCCTTTATTATACAAGGTTTAGAACCTATACCAAGAAATCCCTTAGTTTCTTCACTAACTACCTCGTACTCAAGATCTGTACTAGGTACTCCAAGCTCAACACTGGCCTGCATAAGGGCTTCATCTTTAGTCTTACCTTTGAATTCCACGAATTCCATTATTTATTTCCTCCCTTATCATTGCTATTGTTCTGATACTTAAGCATTATATTTGCTTTTGATCCTATACTGCCTGGTTTATAAGTAACATTTTTATTTTTATCAATGTCATCACCATCAACATTAACTGAATGTGCTGGATTGACATAGCTCTTAAGTCTTGAAGAAGCCATCTTGTTGATATTCTCTGACTGGCTAT
This sequence is a window from Coprococcus eutactus. Protein-coding genes within it:
- the mnmE gene encoding tRNA uridine-5-carboxymethylaminomethyl(34) synthesis GTPase MnmE; the encoded protein is MFKEDTIAAITTGISNAGVGIIRISGDRACEITDRVFQAENKKKKASNMKSYTAAFGKIYDGDDLIDESILLVMKAPHTYTCEDVCELQCHGGIVVLRKILDLVLRNGARAAEPGEFTKRAFLGGRIDMSQAESVMSLINAKNDFAVRTSVDQLQGRLKNTIVNMREKILYNVAFIESALDDPEHYSLDGFPDKLRMIIDDILIQVEGLINTFDNGKILSEGINTVIVGKPNAGKSSLLNMFVGEDRAIVTDMAGTTRDTLSEIVNVRGITLNIIDTAGIRETDDLVEKIGVDKAIKSVDKADLVLYVVDGSVELDENDQRIIEKIRDKNVIVIINKSDLEIKIERDAICRYIDAEVIQLSAMTGDGSEELYDMLNKMFFEGSLSYNDQLYITNARHKNELVCTKNALKKVIESIDMGMEEDFFSIDMMDAYEHLGLIIGETARDDLADKIFKDFCMGK
- the jag gene encoding RNA-binding cell elongation regulator Jag/EloR, with translation MEFVEFKGKTKDEALMQASVELGVPSTDLEYEVVSEETKGFLGIGSKPCIIKARRKKTFIDEIREYLESLFKAMDIQTEIQIEFDETENVLSINLEGPEMGILIGKRGQTLDALQYIISLAVNKKSESYIRVKLDTENYRARRKETLENLAKNIAFKVKRSKRSFALEPMNPYERRIIHATLQNDKYVSTKSEGEEPYRKVIVYLKKKEK